In Strix uralensis isolate ZFMK-TIS-50842 chromosome 37, bStrUra1, whole genome shotgun sequence, one DNA window encodes the following:
- the LOC141937120 gene encoding olfactory receptor 14A16-like produces MSNRSFVTEFLLLAFADRRELQLLHFWLFLGIYLAALLGNSLIITAIACDHHLHTPMYFFLLNLFLLDLGSISTTLPKAMANSLWNTRNISYLGCVAQVFFFLFSIQAEFSLLTIMSYDRYVAICKPLHYGTLLSSRACVHMAAAAWGTGFLWALLHTANTFSLPLCQGNTVDQFFCEIPQILKLSFSHSFLREVWLIVVSVSFYLSCFVFVVMSYVQIFWVVLRIPSEQGRHKAFSTCLPHLAVVSLVVSTGMFAHLKPPSISSPTVDLVVSFLYSVVPPTLNPVIYSMRNQEVKHSLRRLYKYILFQH; encoded by the coding sequence ATGTCCAACAGAAGCTTCGTAACTGAATTTCTtctcctggcattcgcagacagacgggagctgcagctcttgcacttctggctcttcctgggcatctacctggctgccctcctgggcaacagcctcatcatcaccgccatcgcctgtgaccaccacctgcacacccccatgtactttttcctcctcaacctcttcctccttgacctgggctccatctccaccactctccccaaagccatggccaattccctctggaaCACCAGgaacatctcctacttgggatgtgttgcacaggtctttttctttcttttttcaatccAAGCAGAGTTTTCCcttctcaccatcatgtcctacgaccgctacgttgccatctgcaaacccctgcactatgggaccctcctgagcagcagagcttgtgtccacatggcagcagctgcctggggcactgggtttctctgggctcttctgcacacggccaacacattttcactaccactctgccaaggcaataCTGTGGACcaattcttctgtgaaatcccccagattCTCAAACTCTCCTTCTCACACTCCTTCCTCAGGGAAGTTTGGCTTATCGTGGTTAGTGTCTCTTTTTAtttgtcatgttttgttttcGTTGTGatgtcctatgtgcagatcttctgggtggtgctgaggatcccatctgagcagggacggcacaaagccttttccacgtgcctccctcacctggctgtggtttCCCTGGTTGtcagcactggcatgtttgcccacctgaagcccccctccatctcctccccaacggtggacctggtggtgtcatttctgtactcggtggtgcctccaACTTTGAACCCGGTCATTTACAGCATGAGAAACCAAGAGGTCAAGCATTCCCTGAGGAGACTATACAAATACATATTATTCCAGCATTAA